CGTCCGCGTCTGCACCGATTCCACAAAACTCGTGATTTGAAACATCGGATCTGGCAGCGCGGACACCTGTGGGATACGCTGCATGGCCGCTTCGTAGCGTCGCTCAAAAGCTTTGAGCTGTGGATTCGCGATTTGCGCCTGCCTCAAGTAGTCTTCCAACGAAACCAAGGTTTGAGCCTGCGGAGGCTCGCTTGCATCGGAAGCCTGCAAAACAGGCGCAGCGATGGCACACGCCACCACTGCTCCAATGCGAGTAACCGCACAGTATTTACGAAATATTTGCTTCATCTTATGCGCTCTTAAACGCAAAAGAACTCAGAAACCCTCAATTTTTTAGAGGAAATTATTCTTCACAGAATACAGCGTTTACCCCACCCTCTTCTTCAATGGGACCTCTAGATGGCCAACGCCCCGTATCAGGGACATAATATCTAAAGCCGTAATAAAACATACCCGACGCGGTTTCGTCGTAGCCGTGCCCGTTTTCTCGGCGCGGCCACTGGCCTGAGAGCCGATTTGCTGGGCGCGATTTCCCGTTTTC
The nucleotide sequence above comes from Coraliomargarita algicola. Encoded proteins:
- a CDS encoding RHS repeat-associated core domain-containing protein, yielding MVALNENFAPETPALGLKKRVGNFFGENGKSRPANRLSGQWPRRENGHGYDETASGMFYYGFRYYVPDTGRWPSRGPIEEEGGVNAVFCEE